In Pseudorasbora parva isolate DD20220531a chromosome 20, ASM2467924v1, whole genome shotgun sequence, a single window of DNA contains:
- the LOC137049887 gene encoding membrane-spanning 4-domains subfamily A member 8-like, translating to MIGLLILLLGIVSTIHVDSIFVISGVPYWGSIIYIIAGSLCVAAENTLNSPSGLCLVKGSLGMNIISAITSGISIGILLMDLIVGLFNMYSYCNDSYCYYIEDMYKTLFWGISSVSLIFTILEFIVSICLSAFTCKAVCCCSPQVPFVPQVVNPQPCCFRPNHLHNLDNSEISVVSNPSTHLHPPEIPPQYSDI from the exons ATGATCGGTCTGTTGATTCTCCTGTTGGGAATCGTGTCCACGATTCATGTAGACTCCATCTTTGTCATTAGCGGTGTTCCTTACTGGGGATCTATCATC TATATCATCGCTGGCTCACTCTGCGTTGCTGCAGAAAACACGCTGAATTCACCCTCCGGTTTGTGTTTG gtgaaaggttcgCTTGGAATGAACATTATCAGTGCGATAACTTCAGGCATTTCCATTGGCATACTTTTAATGGATTTGATTGTAGGGCTCTTTAACATGTACAGTTACTGCAACGATtcttattgttattatattgaGGACATGTATAAG ACTCTCTTCTGGGGAATCAGTAGTGTATCATTGATATTCACCATCCTTGAGTTTATCGTCTCCATCTGTCTGTCAGCATTTACCTGTAAAGCCGTCTGCTGCTGTTCTCCTCAG GTGCCGTTTGTTCCACAAGTTGTAAACCCACAGCCCTGTTGTTTCAGGCCAAATCATCTTCACAATCTAGACAACTCAGAG ATATCTGTGGTCAGCAACCCTTCTACGCATCTCCATCCTCCAGAAATTCCTCCGCAATACAGTGACATTTAA